ACTGGGTTGATAGGCCAGATCTGGAAGCCCGGTAACGGGTGGAGGTGACTGGTACTAATAGGCCGAGGGCTTGTCCTCAGTTGCTCGCGTCCACTGTGTTGGTTCTGAAACCACGAACAACCCCACGTTTGTCACAGAGCGTGGTGCGGTTGACAGTTTCATAGTGTTTCGGTGGTCATAGCGTGAGGGAAACGCCCGGTTACATTCCGAACCCGGAAGCTAAGCCTCACAGCGCCGATGGTACTGCAGGGGGGACCCTGTGGGAGAGTAGGACGCCGCCGAACTAATTTTGATAAAAAGCCTCATTCCCCGAGTGAAAACTCGGGGAATGAGGCTTTTTTGCGTTCCCGACCATAAAGCAAGCCGCAGATTCACGCCGGCTCCACCAGCTTCGCGTCGTACGCCACGATCACCGCCTGCACCCGGTCCCTTGCGCCCGTCTTTGCCAGGATGCGACTCACATGGGTCTTCACCGTCGACTCGGCCAGGTGCAGGCGTGCGGCGATCTCCGAATTCGTCCAGCCCTGGGCGATGACCGTGAGGATCTCGCGTTCCCGGTCCGTGAGGGCGGCGATGCGCGGGTCGGGGCCCTGGGGCGCGTTCGTGGCCGGCAAGTGCTGGACGTACGCGTCGAGGAGACGGCGCGTCAGGCTCGGGGCGACCACCGCGTCGCCCGTCGCGACCGCCCGGATCCCGGAGAGGAGTTCCTCCGGCAGCGCGTCCTTGACGAGGAAGCCGGACGCTCCCGCGCGCAGGCCGTCGTACGCGTACTCGTCCAGGTCGAACGTCGTGAGGATCAGGACCCGGGTGCGGGCGCCGGACGCGACGATGCGGCGCGTGGCCTCGATGCCGTCGAGGCCCGGCATGCGGATGTCCATCAGGACGACGTCCGGGTGGAGGCGTGCCGTGAGGCGGACCGCCTCGGCGCCGTCGCCCGCCTCGCCGGCGATGGTCAGGTCGTCCTGGCTCTCCAGCAGCATGCGGAAGCCGAAGCGCTGCATGGGCTGGTCGTCGACGATGAGCACGCTGGTCACGGGGAGGGTTCCTTCGGGAGGTGGAGATGGACGCGCCAGCCGCCCGGGGGCGTGGGCAGCGGGCCTGCCTCAAGTGTGCCGCCGTAGAGGGAAGTTCGCTCGCGCATGCCGGTCAGGCCGCGTCCCGCGCCCGGCTCCGGTGAGCGGCCTCCGCGGCCCGTGTCCGTGACGCTGACGCGCACCCCGTCGTCCCCGTACGTGACGTCGACGGCCGCGGAGGCGCCGGGACCGGCGTGCTTGAGCGTATTGGTGAGCGCCTCCTGCACGACGCGGTACACCGTCAGTTCCTTTCCAGGGGCGAGGGAGTCTGGACGGCCGCGCAGCGCGAGGCGTACGGGCAGGCCGGCCGCGCGTACTCCGTCGACCAGTTGGTCAAGGTCCGTGAGTGCCGGCTGGGGGGCCAACTCGGCTGTGGGCACTGCCTCTTCGCGCAGAACGTCGAGCAGACGGCGCAGTTCCGCGAGGGCCTGGCGGCTCGTCGTCGCGATGGCCTCCAGGGCCTGCCCGGCGCGCTCGGGGCTCTTGGCCGCCGCGTAGGAACCGCCGTCGGCGAGGCCCGTGATGACGGAGAGGTTGTGGCCGATGATGTCGTGCATCTCGCGGGCGATGCGGGTGCGTTCCGCAGCCGCGGCGAGCTGGGCCTGCTGGTCGCGCTCGACCTCCAGGCGGCGGGCGCGCTCGACGAGGGACGACGTGTACTCCTGGCGGCTGCGGACCGCGATGCCGAGCAGGGCCACCAGCGTGATGGCCCACACCTGCGGGACGATCTGCTGGTCCCAACTGCCCTTCGGATAGCGGGCGACGCCCACGACGACCGGCGCGATCGTCAGCGCGCAGGCGGCGGCAAGGAGCTTGAGGGGGCGGCGCAGCGAGACGTTGAACACGACGATGAGCTGGACCAGCGCCGCCTGGAGCAGGGCGCCCGTCCAGCTGTTCACGACACCCGCCGCCATCATCACCGCGAGGGCCGTCATCGGGCGCGCGCGGCGCCATAGCAGGGGCACGGTGAGAACGAGGCTCAGGCACAGGATCAGCGGGCCCGGTACGTCGGTGTTGTGGGCGATGTTGCGCCAGCCGCCGCCCGCGTAGTCGATGACGGCGGCGGTCACGAAGAAGCCCGTCAGGTGCAGATCCCAGACGAGCGGGCGGCGCCGGTCGAAGGCGCGCACCCGCTCGGTGAGCCGCTGGACGTAAGCGGTGAGGGGGAAGGGGGCTCGCTCGGGCCCCTGGGTCCTGTCGTCCGTCACCGCTTCATCCTCGTACGGGAAAGGGTTCCGCGGGGCGTCATACGTCCCGGCGCCTGAGGAACAGGGCCGCGGCCGTGAGGACCGCGGCGGCCCACAGGGTCAGGGAGAGGAGTCCCATGGCGGGCGAGACCGCGTCGGCGAGCCGGGTGGCGGAGCCGAGGGATTCGGCGGACTGGGTCGGGAAGTAGTTGACGGCCCTGTCCACGGCGTCGTACGGGAGCATGCCGAGGATCTCGGGGAGGATCATCACGCCGCCGACGAAGGCGCCGATCGCGGCCGGGACCGAGCGGAGCAGGCCGCCGAGACCGAGGGCGATCAGGCTCATCAGGGTGATGCCGGCGGCGTTGCCCGCGAGGGCGCCGAGGACGCCCGCGTCGGTGAGCGAGGTCGCCTTGTCCCCGTCGGAGAGCCAGATCTGTGCGACGAGGAACGTGACCACGTTCGTCACGAAGCTCAGGGCGAACGCGACGGCTGCGAACACGCCGGCCTTGGACCACAGCACGGGCAGCCGGCGCGGGACCGCCGTCAGCGAGGCGCGGATCATGCCCGTCGAGTACTCGCTCGCCGTGACCAGGATGCCGAGGACGGCGACGCAGATCTGCGAGAGCTGGGTGCCGAGGAGGACGAAGACGACCGTGTCGATCTCGGAGTCGTCGCCGTCGTACGTCGAGCCCATGGTGACGCCGACAGTGAGGACGAGGGCGCTCGCGACGGCGAGGGTGATCCACGTGGAGCGCAGGGTCCAGAACTTGTGCCACTCGGAGCGCAGCACGCGGGGCGTGGTGACGCGGTAGGGGACTGCGGTGGTCATGCTGCTGCTCCCGTCAGGGCGGTGGCCTGGTACTCGACCGAGTCGTGGGTGAGGTCCATGAAGGCCTGCTCCAGCGAGGCGGTCCGCGGGGTGAGTTCGAAGAGGGGGATGCCGTGCGTGGCGGCGGTGCGGCCGATGTCCGGGGCGTCGGTGCCGCGGACATGCAGGGTGTCGGGGGACTCGCCGGTGACGTCGACGCCGGGGGCGCCGGACAGGAGCTCGCGCAGGCGTACGGCTTCGGGCGTGACGACCTTGACGTAGGCCGCGCCTGACTCGCGTACGAGGTCGGAGACGGTGGTGTCGGCGAGGAGGCGGCCGCGGCCGATGATGATGAGGTGGTCCGCGGTCAGGGCCATCTCGCTCATCAGGTGCGAGGAAACGAGGACCGTACGGCCTTCCGCGGCAAGGGACTTGAGGAGGTTGCGGACCCACAGGACGCCCTCCGGGTCGAGGCCGTTGACCGGCTCGTCCAGGATGACGGTGGCCGGGTCGGCGATGAGCGCGGCCGCGATGCCCAGGCGCTGGCCCATGCCGAGGGAGAAGCCCTTCACGCGCTTTCCCGCGACCTCGGTGAGGCCGGTGAGCGCGAGGACATGGTCGACGCGGGAGCGCGGAACGCCGTGTGTGTGGGCGAGCGCCATGAGGTGGTGGAACGCGGTGCGGCCCGGGTGGATCGAGCGGGCTTCCAGGAGGGCGCCGACCTCGTGCAGTGGCGCGGCGTGTGCGGCGTAGGCCCGGCCGCCGACGGTGGAGCGGCCCGAGGTGGGGGCGTCGAGGCCGAGGAGCATGCGCATGGTGGTGGACTTGCCGGCGCCGTTCGGGCCGAGGAAGCCGGTGACGGTGCCCGGGTTGACCGTGAAGGTGAGGTCCTGGACGACGGTCTTGTCGCCGTAGCGTTTGGTGAGTCCGTGTGCCCTGATCGTCATGCTTCGAAGGTAGAAAATGAGGCCGGGACGGGGCGTCCGACCGCGGTCCGGAGCTGCGGAAAACGCGTAGTACCCCGGTACGACGGTCCCGTAGGGTCCGCCCCATGGAGCCTGCCGAGAAGTACGTCGTACGCCCTGTCCGGTCACAGGAGTGGGAGGCGGTGCGGGAGATACGCCTCGCGTCCCTGCGCGATCCGGCGGCTCCGATCGCCTTCCTGGAGACGTACGAGACCGCGCTCGCGCGGCCCGAGGAGTTCTGGCGGGACCGGGCCGGACGGTTCGAACTCGACGGTTCCGGACACCAGTTCGTCGCCGAGGGAGCGGACGGCCGGTGGTGGGGGTCCGTGACCGTGCGGGTGGAGGAGGCCGGGGCGCCGCTCGCGTTCGGCGACACGAGCGACGTGCGGCAGGCGCATCTCGTCGGCGTGTACGTGCGGCCCGAGCACCGGAGGAGCGGCGTGACCGAGGCGCTGTTCCTGGCGGCCGTGGAGTGGGCGCGCTCGCTGGAGGGCCTGGAGCGGGTGCGGCTGTACGTGCACGAGGACAACGCGCGGGCGCAGGCGTTCTACCGGCGGTTCGGCTTCGTCCCCAGCGGGGCGAGTGTGGCGGTGCCGTCGGACCCGTCGAAGTACGAGTACGAGATGGTGCTGGAGGGATCCGGGGGCAACGAGGCCTAGGGAGCCGGGAGTTCGGCGTGTGGCCAGCGGGCCCGGCCCTGTTCCCGGGAGCGGAGGAGGGCCAGGGTCGGCAGACCCCGGTCCGCTCCGGTGGACAGCAGCTCCGGCAGCTGGGGAAGCGGAGCCACCGCGGCGACATCGTCGAGGACGAGCGCCATTGGTGGGTCGAGCCGACCGGCAGATGACCGTTCGGCCATGCGCCGGCCGTGCTCGACCACGCTTGAGGCGAGGGCCGTGAGGAGGGGCATCGCGCCCGGGTCCGCCTTGGGATCCTCGATGGCTTCACCCACCACATAAAGCGTGCCCCCTTCATTCACGAAGGAATCCAGGGTGAGCGCATCAGTTCGGTTTGGGGTGCAGGCCTCGCGGATGTGGACCGAGAACAGCGAGGACAGAGCGCGCGCCGTCAACTCCTGTGCCATGTCCCGGCGTTCGAGATGGGAGGTGAGCGCGGCCTCCAGCTCGCCCGCGGCGCCGGCCGCTGCCTTCGGGCTGGTACGCAGAATGCGTACGGCCTCCTGGACCTGACTGCCCTGCGCCCAGCGGTGCACGTGCCGGAAGGGCTTCGCGTCCACGGCTGCGGCGTGCAGAAAGCTCCGCAGCAGCGTCTCCGCCGTGTCGGCGGTGGCCATGTCGAGTTTGGCGGCAGGCCGGATCGGGGCCAGGAGCGCGGCCGCCCGGGACGCGGCCGTGGGCTTGTCCTCGCAGCCCTGCGCCGGGTTCCAGTGGAGGCGGGCCGGGGTGTCGCACAGGTGGGTGGGGTCGTAGACGAGGACGGGGCCGAGCTTCGACCGGGCGTCCTTGGTCTCGGCCCAGACACTCGCCGACGACGTGACGACGAGGACGGGACCCTCGGCGTCCCGGATGGCCTGAATGGCCCGGGGAGCCCGGGTCTCGGCGGGACCGAGGACGAGGGGCCCGCGGGGGGCGGGGACGGCCATGGGGGCGGCGGCCGGGGTGACGGGACTCGCGAGGTGCTCGAGATGCTCGTGGTGCTGGTCGTGTGCGGGGCGCTGGTCGTGCCGGCCGTGCGCGTGGCTGTCAGGGGGTTCCGCCCCAGCTGCCGGGACGACCTCCGAGACTGTGGCCCGGGGAGCGGGCGTGACCGCAGGCGCCGGTTCGGCCGACGGAGCGGCAGCGGTCTCCGCCCGGTCCCTCCGCCGTACGGCCCGCCACCGCGCCACCGTCCCCGCGACGAACACCGCGAGCACGATCAGCACGAGCACCTGGCCGATGAACAGGCCCCAGAACAGCCCGTACCCGGAAAGCTGCCCGTCGGGGGTGTCCGGCCATGCGCCCGGCAGGTCGTGCGGGCGGCCGATGAGGGAGCGCATCGCCACCGGCGTATGGCGGATCGTCACGCCGTCCGGCCAGGCGCCCTTGGAGAACAGACCCGACAGGCCCGTCGCCGTCCACACCATGACGGTCATGCCGAGCAGGAACGCGAGCACGCCGAGGAGCAGCCCGTCGGGAACGCCGCGTTCCCGTTCCCGCGGGGCAGGGCCACCGCGGCCCCGCTCCCCGTACCTGTCGTCCCGCTCGTAGGCGTCGTGCCGCCGCATCCCGCTCTCGCTCTCGCCGAGCCCCACCAGTAACTTCCGGGGCCTCAGACTTCAGGCCTCAGACCCCAGGTCTCAGGCCACCGTCGACTCCGACGAGTCCTTGTACCGGTCGCCCATGTGCTGTTCCACGAACGCGGCCGCCCGTTCCTCCGCCTCCAGGTCGGCGGCGCGCATCGCGTCGTCGTCACCGAGCGTCTCGGCGGAGGACTCCGTCATGGCGCGGTCGGTGAAGACCAGGGGCCGTTCCGTCTCGGTGATGAGGTGCTTCACGACCTGGACGTTCCCGTTCACGTCCCAGACCGCGATGCCCGGCGTCAGCGAGGGGATGATCTCCACGGCCCAGCGTGGCAGGCCGAGTACGAGACCGGTGGCCCGTGCCTCGTCGGCCTTCTGGGCGTAGATGGTCCTGGTCGACGCCATCTTCAGGATCGCGGCCGCCTCCTTGGCCGCGGCC
The DNA window shown above is from Streptomyces sp. NBC_01445 and carries:
- a CDS encoding response regulator transcription factor yields the protein MTSVLIVDDQPMQRFGFRMLLESQDDLTIAGEAGDGAEAVRLTARLHPDVVLMDIRMPGLDGIEATRRIVASGARTRVLILTTFDLDEYAYDGLRAGASGFLVKDALPEELLSGIRAVATGDAVVAPSLTRRLLDAYVQHLPATNAPQGPDPRIAALTDREREILTVIAQGWTNSEIAARLHLAESTVKTHVSRILAKTGARDRVQAVIVAYDAKLVEPA
- a CDS encoding sensor histidine kinase; this translates as MTDDRTQGPERAPFPLTAYVQRLTERVRAFDRRRPLVWDLHLTGFFVTAAVIDYAGGGWRNIAHNTDVPGPLILCLSLVLTVPLLWRRARPMTALAVMMAAGVVNSWTGALLQAALVQLIVVFNVSLRRPLKLLAAACALTIAPVVVGVARYPKGSWDQQIVPQVWAITLVALLGIAVRSRQEYTSSLVERARRLEVERDQQAQLAAAAERTRIAREMHDIIGHNLSVITGLADGGSYAAAKSPERAGQALEAIATTSRQALAELRRLLDVLREEAVPTAELAPQPALTDLDQLVDGVRAAGLPVRLALRGRPDSLAPGKELTVYRVVQEALTNTLKHAGPGASAAVDVTYGDDGVRVSVTDTGRGGRSPEPGAGRGLTGMRERTSLYGGTLEAGPLPTPPGGWRVHLHLPKEPSP
- a CDS encoding ABC transporter permease, giving the protein MTTAVPYRVTTPRVLRSEWHKFWTLRSTWITLAVASALVLTVGVTMGSTYDGDDSEIDTVVFVLLGTQLSQICVAVLGILVTASEYSTGMIRASLTAVPRRLPVLWSKAGVFAAVAFALSFVTNVVTFLVAQIWLSDGDKATSLTDAGVLGALAGNAAGITLMSLIALGLGGLLRSVPAAIGAFVGGVMILPEILGMLPYDAVDRAVNYFPTQSAESLGSATRLADAVSPAMGLLSLTLWAAAVLTAAALFLRRRDV
- a CDS encoding ABC transporter ATP-binding protein: MTIRAHGLTKRYGDKTVVQDLTFTVNPGTVTGFLGPNGAGKSTTMRMLLGLDAPTSGRSTVGGRAYAAHAAPLHEVGALLEARSIHPGRTAFHHLMALAHTHGVPRSRVDHVLALTGLTEVAGKRVKGFSLGMGQRLGIAAALIADPATVILDEPVNGLDPEGVLWVRNLLKSLAAEGRTVLVSSHLMSEMALTADHLIIIGRGRLLADTTVSDLVRESGAAYVKVVTPEAVRLRELLSGAPGVDVTGESPDTLHVRGTDAPDIGRTAATHGIPLFELTPRTASLEQAFMDLTHDSVEYQATALTGAAA
- a CDS encoding GNAT family N-acetyltransferase, giving the protein MEPAEKYVVRPVRSQEWEAVREIRLASLRDPAAPIAFLETYETALARPEEFWRDRAGRFELDGSGHQFVAEGADGRWWGSVTVRVEEAGAPLAFGDTSDVRQAHLVGVYVRPEHRRSGVTEALFLAAVEWARSLEGLERVRLYVHEDNARAQAFYRRFGFVPSGASVAVPSDPSKYEYEMVLEGSGGNEA
- a CDS encoding TraM recognition domain-containing protein → MRRHDAYERDDRYGERGRGGPAPRERERGVPDGLLLGVLAFLLGMTVMVWTATGLSGLFSKGAWPDGVTIRHTPVAMRSLIGRPHDLPGAWPDTPDGQLSGYGLFWGLFIGQVLVLIVLAVFVAGTVARWRAVRRRDRAETAAAPSAEPAPAVTPAPRATVSEVVPAAGAEPPDSHAHGRHDQRPAHDQHHEHLEHLASPVTPAAAPMAVPAPRGPLVLGPAETRAPRAIQAIRDAEGPVLVVTSSASVWAETKDARSKLGPVLVYDPTHLCDTPARLHWNPAQGCEDKPTAASRAAALLAPIRPAAKLDMATADTAETLLRSFLHAAAVDAKPFRHVHRWAQGSQVQEAVRILRTSPKAAAGAAGELEAALTSHLERRDMAQELTARALSSLFSVHIREACTPNRTDALTLDSFVNEGGTLYVVGEAIEDPKADPGAMPLLTALASSVVEHGRRMAERSSAGRLDPPMALVLDDVAAVAPLPQLPELLSTGADRGLPTLALLRSREQGRARWPHAELPAP